The DNA region AGACACCCTGGGCAGACCTTGGGCAGATCTGTCGGGAGATCGGTAATTGCAGGTTATTCACCCGGATGATTTTGCCGTGGTCATCCAGTCCTTTAATCACGCTGTGCAAACTCAACAGCCTTGGCGTTGTACCTGCCGCATTGTTCGATCTGAGCAGGATGGGGTCAGGGTGAATATCTGGGCGATCGCCCAAGCCAATGTCGTTGAGGATCAGATCGTTTACTCGGCGTATCTACAAGACGTTTCCGAACTCCAACAGGCTCAAATTTCTTGTGAGAAACCGTTGAGCGATCGCCAGCACAATGTTGAGATCATTGCGGATGCTGTACCCGTCGGTCTATATCGCAATGATGCCGACGGCAACTGCGTTTACATTAACCAGGAAACCTGCAAGATTCTCGACATCACCTTTGAAAAATGACTGGGGCATGGCTGGGCCAGCCGCCTCCATCCAGAGGATGTGGAACGAATGCTGCACTCCTGGCAACGGGCATTTGAGGCGAAAACCTTCTGGCAAGACGAATATCGCTTTCTGCATCGCGACGGCACCGTGATTTGGGTGATGGCTCGCTGCGTGTTTACCTTTGATGACCGGGGTGAAAACACAGGCTCCGTCGGATCGCTGACGGATATTACGCGCCAGAAAGAAATAGAGTTGGAGCTAGAACTAGCGAACCAAGAACTCGAACGATTAGCGAACTTAGACGGATTAACCGAAGTGGCCAACCGCCGCTACTTTGATCAGTTTTTAGATCAAGAGTGGCTGCGTCTACGGCGAAGTCAACATCCGCTGTCGCTGCTCATGATTGATATCGACTGTTTCAAAGCCTACAACGATACCTACGGGCATGTGCAGGGCGACCAAATCCTCAAGACCGTCGCTCAACTCTTGGATGGAGTGATCAGGCGTCCCACAGATTTGGTCGCTCGGTATGGTGGCGAAGAGTTTGTGATTGTCTTGCCGGATACCGATGCAGCCGGGGCAAATCATCTGGCCGATGAGATCCTAAGGGAAATCCATGGTCTCGCGATCCCGCATCAGGGATCTTCAGTCAAGGATTTCCTAACCCTCAGCATCGGCCTTGGCAGCCAGGTTCCGGCAATGGAGCGATCGCCCGATGACCTGATCCTTCAGGCCGATCAAGCCCTATATCTCGCCAAAATACAAGGGCGCGATCGCGTTGTGACCAATCCATGAGGAGTAGCCCCTAGGTCAACGAGTACACTTGCCCGTCAATTAGCAGCCGCGT from Synechococcales cyanobacterium T60_A2020_003 includes:
- a CDS encoding diguanylate cyclase, whose product is MERMLHSWQRAFEAKTFWQDEYRFLHRDGTVIWVMARCVFTFDDRGENTGSVGSLTDITRQKEIELELELANQELERLANLDGLTEVANRRYFDQFLDQEWLRLRRSQHPLSLLMIDIDCFKAYNDTYGHVQGDQILKTVAQLLDGVIRRPTDLVARYGGEEFVIVLPDTDAAGANHLADEILREIHGLAIPHQGSSVKDFLTLSIGLGSQVPAMERSPDDLILQADQALYLAKIQGRDRVVTNP